In Deltaproteobacteria bacterium GWC2_55_46, a single window of DNA contains:
- a CDS encoding adenine phosphoribosyltransferase yields the protein MEQLKTSIRDVPDFPKKGILFKDITTLCKEPALFQRMVDLMGHRYIGKGIDLVVGIEARGFVVGAALAYKIGAGVVLVRKPGKLPHKTHKASYSLEYGKDSLEIHQDAITPGQNVVIADDLLATGGTAGAVASLVRQMGGNIVECAFIVELDELNGREKLKPHPVYSLIKY from the coding sequence ATTGAGCAGCTTAAGACTTCTATCAGGGATGTGCCGGACTTTCCAAAGAAGGGGATACTCTTCAAGGACATCACTACTCTGTGCAAGGAGCCCGCGCTCTTCCAGCGCATGGTAGACCTCATGGGGCACAGGTACATCGGAAAGGGCATAGACCTGGTGGTCGGCATAGAGGCCAGGGGCTTTGTGGTGGGCGCTGCCCTTGCCTACAAGATCGGGGCCGGGGTAGTGCTCGTGAGGAAGCCGGGAAAACTTCCGCACAAGACACACAAGGCGAGCTATTCTCTCGAGTACGGGAAAGACAGCCTCGAGATACACCAGGACGCCATCACCCCCGGGCAGAACGTGGTCATAGCCGACGACCTCCTCGCCACAGGCGGGACGGCAGGGGCTGTGGCGAGCCTGGTAAGGCAGATGGGTGGCAATATAGTCGAGTGCGCCTTCATAGTCGAGCTCGATGAGCTTAACGGCAGAGAGAAGCTTAAGCCGCATCCGGTCTATTCGCTTATAAAGTATTGA
- a CDS encoding anion transporter, whose translation MPPIDPVPPIVLIAVFALIAIRQVGTFRLAIWQIMLAGALAVLALGSISPGKALASIDLDVMIFLFGMFVVGEAMVESRYLHNVAHSVFSRARSTDALVLYILFIMGFFSAFIMNDTVAIIGTPLVLFYAKRHNISPKLLLLSLCFATTLGSVASPIGNPQNLLIALHGKMSNPFVSFFTYLAIPTFLNILIAFAMLRFFFRGHFHNMRLEGAREDIRDRGLADLCRVSLLLIFVMITAKVVSVFNGLEWDFSLTYIAIAAATPILLISPRRFEIARKIDWHTLVFFASMFVLMASVWDSGIIQRLMPGWSGAGYAPVMVLSVLLSQLISNVPFVALYLPVLDLAGAGARELMALAAGSTIAGNLLILGAASNIIIIQNSEKKGETISFLDFARVGIPLTVFNTAVYWAYFELFL comes from the coding sequence ATGCCTCCAATCGACCCTGTCCCCCCGATAGTCCTCATCGCGGTCTTTGCGCTTATCGCCATCCGGCAGGTGGGCACCTTCAGGCTGGCCATCTGGCAGATAATGCTTGCCGGGGCTCTTGCCGTGCTCGCGCTCGGCTCCATAAGCCCAGGCAAGGCGCTCGCCTCAATAGACCTCGACGTGATGATATTCCTCTTCGGTATGTTTGTGGTAGGGGAGGCGATGGTCGAGAGCAGGTACCTGCATAACGTTGCCCACAGCGTCTTTAGCAGGGCGAGGAGCACCGACGCCCTGGTCCTTTACATACTCTTTATCATGGGCTTCTTCTCCGCCTTCATCATGAACGACACGGTTGCGATAATCGGCACGCCGCTTGTGCTATTCTACGCTAAAAGGCATAATATTTCGCCTAAACTATTGCTTCTAAGCCTTTGTTTTGCCACTACATTAGGAAGTGTTGCAAGCCCCATAGGAAACCCGCAGAACCTCCTTATCGCACTTCACGGCAAGATGTCGAATCCCTTTGTGTCATTTTTTACCTACCTTGCCATCCCGACATTTTTAAATATCCTTATCGCATTCGCCATGCTCAGGTTTTTCTTCAGGGGCCACTTCCACAATATGCGCCTTGAGGGCGCAAGGGAAGATATACGTGACAGGGGGCTTGCCGATCTCTGCAGGGTATCGCTACTGTTGATCTTTGTGATGATAACCGCCAAGGTCGTCTCCGTATTCAACGGCCTTGAGTGGGATTTTAGCCTCACATACATAGCGATAGCCGCCGCCACGCCGATCTTGCTCATTAGCCCCCGGCGTTTTGAGATAGCGAGGAAGATTGACTGGCATACCCTTGTATTTTTCGCGTCGATGTTCGTCCTGATGGCGAGCGTCTGGGACTCCGGCATCATCCAGCGACTTATGCCTGGCTGGTCGGGCGCCGGCTACGCTCCGGTAATGGTCTTGAGCGTCCTTTTAAGCCAGCTCATCTCGAACGTGCCGTTTGTGGCCCTTTACCTGCCGGTACTCGACCTTGCCGGGGCGGGGGCGCGCGAGCTCATGGCGCTGGCAGCCGGCAGCACTATCGCCGGGAACCTCCTGATACTCGGGGCGGCGAGCAATATCATAATTATTCAGAACTCGGAGAAAAAGGGAGAGACTATCTCGTTCCTTGATTTCGCAAGGGTCGGTATCCCGCTTACTGTCTTCAATACGGCGGTCTACTGGGCTTACTTCGAACTGTTTTTATAA
- a CDS encoding type II secretion system protein GspN, which yields MKEKNTHIIKNRAPFLKKLVIATVAAAIGLVLFSLTLFHLVPARIYEKVLVEEFLEKTGLLLESDSFDTAFPLGFKLDGLRVANRGGNVMRLDRLRADFNPLGILTGLKVDVRGEAGKGVIEGSIISGLNSSSIDIEARGMGFSYLDALARAGLVLDGTFDSSVSIAVRGGCPNGFARLEGTELRGAELRFRGMPLPFDGIDEAGFSADLKDCSIRLNGLWIDGAQISMRLLGDIRISRPLSESPVDMTIEIVPHGDLLEKQYMLSPIANYRKSANFYSIPLKGTLGGLSSGL from the coding sequence TTGAAGGAAAAAAACACCCACATCATAAAAAACAGGGCGCCGTTCCTAAAAAAGCTCGTTATAGCAACGGTCGCCGCAGCCATCGGCCTCGTTCTTTTCTCGCTTACCTTATTTCACCTTGTTCCGGCGCGCATATATGAGAAGGTCCTGGTAGAGGAGTTTCTCGAAAAGACCGGGCTTCTTCTTGAGAGCGATTCTTTTGACACGGCCTTCCCGTTAGGCTTCAAGCTCGATGGGCTCAGGGTCGCCAACCGTGGCGGCAATGTGATGCGCCTTGACAGGCTCCGTGCCGACTTTAATCCACTGGGGATATTAACGGGTCTAAAGGTAGACGTGAGGGGAGAGGCGGGGAAAGGCGTCATAGAGGGTTCGATAATATCCGGGCTTAATAGCTCGTCTATCGATATCGAGGCGAGGGGGATGGGATTTTCTTACCTTGATGCCTTGGCGCGCGCAGGCCTTGTATTGGACGGTACCTTCGACAGCTCGGTCTCTATCGCCGTGAGAGGCGGATGCCCGAACGGGTTTGCAAGGCTTGAAGGAACGGAGCTGCGTGGCGCGGAGTTACGTTTCAGGGGCATGCCGCTTCCTTTTGACGGAATAGACGAGGCGGGCTTTTCAGCTGATCTCAAGGACTGTAGTATCCGCCTTAATGGCCTATGGATAGACGGGGCTCAGATCTCCATGAGACTTCTCGGGGATATAAGGATATCAAGGCCGCTTTCAGAGAGCCCGGTCGATATGACGATTGAGATAGTCCCGCACGGCGACCTTCTGGAAAAACAATACATGCTGTCGCCCATAGCGAACTACAGGAAGTCGGCCAATTTCTACTCCATCCCGTTAAAGGGCACCCTTGGCGGCCTTTCTTCAGGCCTTTGA
- a CDS encoding UDP-N-acetyl-D-glucosamine dehydrogenase, giving the protein MNYNRVLKTIVSKEARIGVVGLGYVGLPIVLRFCEEGFKVTGFDVDKGKVDAINAGSSYIKHISGEKIGGFIDSGSLIATTDTALLAKADAVIICVPTPLSDKREPDLTYVYNSATDIARHLRKGQIISLESTTYPGTTEEVLLPIFGRNGFKVGRDFFLVFSPEREDPGRVDFTTRNTPKIVGGVTERCSNLGSALYSQIIHEVVAVSSTRVAEMSKLLENIYRSVNIALVNELKMLCDRMDIDIWEVIEASNTKPFGFHAFYPGPGLGGHCIPIDPFYLTWKAREYDFSTRFIELAGEINTNMPYYVVTKVMEALNAKGRSLKGASILILGVAYKKNVDDLRESPSLEIIRILKDKGANVSYNDPYVSIAVNHKADFRMRSVPLSLKNLKKYDCVLIATDHSAYDYRWIVANSKLVVDTRNATSGIKSRNVVKA; this is encoded by the coding sequence GTGAACTACAACAGAGTCCTTAAGACGATAGTCAGCAAGGAAGCAAGGATAGGGGTAGTAGGTCTGGGCTATGTAGGGCTTCCTATAGTCCTCAGGTTCTGCGAGGAAGGCTTCAAGGTGACGGGGTTCGACGTGGACAAGGGCAAGGTAGATGCCATTAACGCCGGGAGTTCATACATAAAGCATATATCAGGGGAGAAGATCGGCGGTTTCATCGACTCTGGCTCTCTTATAGCTACTACTGACACCGCGCTCCTCGCCAAGGCCGACGCGGTCATAATCTGCGTGCCAACGCCGCTTTCAGATAAACGTGAGCCAGACCTGACATACGTTTATAACTCAGCTACGGACATTGCCAGGCATCTGAGGAAGGGGCAGATAATATCCCTTGAATCTACCACCTACCCAGGGACTACGGAAGAGGTCCTGCTACCGATATTCGGAAGGAATGGCTTCAAGGTCGGAAGGGACTTTTTTCTTGTCTTCTCGCCAGAGCGCGAGGACCCGGGACGTGTTGACTTTACGACAAGAAACACACCGAAGATCGTAGGTGGCGTCACAGAGAGGTGCTCTAATTTAGGCTCCGCCCTCTACTCGCAGATAATACACGAGGTAGTGGCGGTCTCTTCCACCAGGGTCGCGGAGATGTCCAAGCTCCTCGAAAATATCTACAGGTCGGTCAACATAGCGCTCGTCAACGAGCTCAAGATGCTCTGCGACCGGATGGACATAGATATCTGGGAGGTCATAGAGGCCTCCAACACAAAGCCTTTCGGGTTCCACGCGTTCTACCCAGGCCCCGGCCTTGGCGGCCACTGCATACCCATCGACCCTTTCTACCTTACGTGGAAGGCAAGGGAATACGACTTCTCCACGAGGTTCATAGAGCTGGCCGGTGAGATAAACACCAACATGCCCTACTACGTGGTGACCAAGGTAATGGAAGCGCTCAACGCCAAGGGCAGGAGCCTGAAGGGCGCGAGCATACTCATCCTCGGGGTAGCCTACAAGAAAAACGTTGACGACTTGAGAGAGTCCCCCTCCCTCGAGATCATAAGGATACTGAAGGATAAGGGCGCCAACGTCTCCTACAACGACCCGTACGTATCGATAGCGGTCAACCACAAAGCCGACTTCAGGATGCGCTCGGTGCCCCTGTCGCTCAAGAACCTGAAAAAATATGATTGTGTCCTCATCGCCACAGACCACTCGGCCTATGATTACCGCTGGATCGTCGCGAACAGCAAGCTCGTGGTCGACACGAGGAACGCCACGTCCGGCATAAAGAGCCGGAACGTGGTGAAGGCCTGA
- a CDS encoding PEP-CTERM-box response regulator transcription factor → MEKQKLLIIDDDEAVRGQMQWALSDEFTVTTARDAESAMRALRDEQPPLVTLDLGLPPTPSDFSVGFRLLGRILQHDPLVKAVVITGTSERGSAIKAVSHGAHDFLVKPVDIDELKIILKRAVYMHSLESEHTRLHKVCGNQGFEEVLGMSPRMLEVFSTIRKVAASDVPVLITGESGTGKELVAKAIHSYSLRRQRSFIPINCGAIPETLLESELFGHEKGAFTGAHIQRNGRIELAQGGTLMLDEIAELPVQLQVKVLRFLQDHRIERVGGRDSINIDVRVIAATNKPLKKMIADGSFREDLFYRLAVVPIELPPLRERGEDIVMFAKAFLQKYLPERSRPKTLSPEAVEVISSYGWPGNVRELENRIRRAITFSDGHVVRPADLGFSTMEEAPQQLDLKKAKEDLEVKFVLMAITKHNGNISKASEELGLSRPTVHHLIKKHNMLESVRKG, encoded by the coding sequence ATGGAAAAACAAAAACTTCTGATAATAGACGATGACGAGGCGGTAAGAGGGCAGATGCAATGGGCGCTGTCCGATGAGTTTACGGTAACGACAGCCCGGGACGCCGAGAGCGCCATGCGCGCTCTCAGGGATGAACAGCCCCCGCTGGTGACGCTCGATCTGGGCCTTCCGCCTACCCCATCGGACTTTAGCGTCGGGTTCAGGCTCCTGGGGCGCATCCTGCAGCATGACCCGCTGGTCAAGGCCGTGGTCATCACCGGGACCAGCGAACGCGGTTCAGCCATAAAGGCCGTCTCGCACGGGGCCCATGACTTTCTCGTAAAGCCTGTCGATATTGACGAGCTCAAGATAATTCTAAAGAGGGCCGTCTACATGCATTCGCTCGAGTCTGAGCACACGAGGCTTCACAAGGTATGCGGCAACCAGGGCTTTGAGGAAGTGCTCGGCATGAGCCCCAGGATGCTGGAGGTCTTCTCCACTATAAGGAAGGTTGCGGCCTCCGACGTCCCGGTGCTCATCACCGGGGAAAGCGGCACTGGTAAGGAGCTTGTCGCAAAGGCCATCCACTCGTACAGCTTGAGAAGACAGCGCTCTTTCATACCCATAAACTGCGGGGCGATACCGGAAACACTCCTGGAAAGCGAGCTCTTCGGGCACGAAAAGGGGGCCTTCACGGGAGCGCACATACAGAGGAACGGCAGGATAGAGCTGGCCCAGGGCGGCACGCTCATGCTCGATGAGATAGCGGAGCTGCCGGTCCAGCTCCAGGTAAAGGTACTCAGGTTCCTCCAGGACCACAGGATAGAGCGCGTTGGAGGCAGGGACTCTATCAACATCGACGTAAGGGTCATAGCGGCGACGAACAAACCCCTTAAAAAGATGATAGCGGACGGCAGTTTCAGGGAGGACCTCTTCTACAGGCTGGCGGTTGTTCCCATAGAGCTGCCCCCTTTAAGGGAACGCGGGGAGGATATCGTCATGTTCGCCAAGGCGTTCCTCCAGAAGTACTTGCCTGAGAGGAGCAGGCCCAAAACACTCAGCCCCGAGGCCGTAGAGGTCATAAGCTCCTACGGATGGCCCGGCAACGTAAGAGAGCTCGAAAACAGGATAAGGAGGGCCATCACATTCTCTGATGGTCATGTGGTAAGGCCGGCGGACCTCGGCTTCAGCACCATGGAGGAGGCGCCGCAACAGCTGGACCTCAAGAAGGCAAAGGAAGACCTCGAGGTAAAGTTCGTTCTGATGGCCATAACGAAGCACAACGGCAATATCAGCAAGGCTTCTGAGGAGCTTGGGCTCAGCAGGCCTACGGTACATCACCTGATAAAAAAGCACAATATGCTCGAATCGGTCAGAAAGGGGTAA